In Meriones unguiculatus strain TT.TT164.6M chromosome 17, Bangor_MerUng_6.1, whole genome shotgun sequence, a single window of DNA contains:
- the Ptbp1 gene encoding polypyrimidine tract-binding protein 1 isoform X1 — MDGIVPDIAVGTKRGSDELFSTCVSNGPFIMSSSASAANGNDSKKFKGDNRSTGVPSRVIHVRKLPGDVTEGEVISLGLPFGKVTNLLMLKGKNQAFIEMNTEEAANTMVNYYTSVAPVLRGQPIYIQFSNHKELKTDSSPNQARAQAALQAVNSVQSGNLALAASAAAVDAGMAMAGQSPVLRIIVENLFYPVTLDVLHQIFSKFGTVLKIITFTKNNQFQALLQYADPVSAQHAKLSLDGQNIYNACCTLRIDFSKLTSLNVKYNNDKSRDYTRPDLPSGDSQPSLDQTMAAAFGAPGIMSASPYAGAGFPPTFAIPQAAGLSVPNVHGALAPLAIPSAAAAAAAGRIAIPGLAGAGNSVLLVSNLNPERVTPQSLFILFGVYGDVQRVKILFNKKENALVQMADGSQAQLAMSHLNGHKLHGKAVRITLSKHQSVQLPREGQEDQGLTKDYGSSPLHRFKKPGSKNFQNIFPPSATLHLSNIPPSVSEDELKKLFSSNGGVVKGFKFFQKDRKMALIQMGSVEEAMHALIDLHNHDLGENHHLRVSFSKSTI; from the exons ATGGACGG CATCGTCCCAGACATAGCAGTCGGTACAAAG CGGGGATCCGACGAGCTCTTCTCCACGTGTGTCAGCAACGGCCCCTTCATCATGAGCAGCTCAGCCTCAGCAG CCAATGGAAACGACAGCAAGAAGTTCAAGGGTGACAACAGGAGCACAGGGGTCCCTTCCAGAGTCATCCACGTCCGCAAGTTACCTGGTGATGTCACTGAGGGAGAGGTCATCTCCCTGGGGCTGCCCTTTGGGAAGGTCACCAACCTTCTTATGCTGAAGGGGAAGAACCAGGCCTTCATTGAAATGAACACAGAGGAGGCCGCCAACACCATGGTCAACTACTACACCTCAGTGGCGCCTGTGCTGCGAGGACAGCCCATCTACATCCAGTTCTCCAACCACAAGGAGCTCAAAACTGACAGCTCTCCGAACCAGGCA CGCGCCCAGGCGGCCCTGCAGGCCGTGAACTCCGTGCAGTCTGGAAACCTGGCCTTGGCTGCCTCCGCCGCAGCTGTGGACGCGGGAATGGCGATGGCAGGCCAGAGCCCAGTGCTCAGGATCATTGTGGAAAACCTCTTCTACCCAGTGACCTTGGACGTGCTGCACCAG ATCTTCTCTAAGTTTGGCACAGTCCTGAAGATAATCACATTCACCAAGAACAACCAGTTCCAGGCGCTGCTTCAGTATGCGGACCCTGTGAGCGCCCAGCATGCCAAGTTG TCGCTGGATGGCCAGAACATCTATAATGCGTGTTGCACGCTACGCATCGACTTCTCCAAGCTTACCAGCCTCAATGTCAAGTACAACAACGACAAGAGCAGAGACTACACCCGGCCGGACCTGCCCTCTGGAGACAGCCAGCCTTCGCTGGATCAGACAATGGCCGCAGCCTTTG GTGCGCCCGGCATAATGTCAGCCTCTCCGTATGCAGGAGCCGGGTTCCCTCCTACCTTTGCCATCCCTCAGGCCGCAG GTCTCTCTGTCCCTAATGTCCACGGAGCTCTGGCCCCTCTGGCCATACCAtctgccgctgctgctgccgcAGCTGGCCGCATTGCCATTCCAGGCctggcaggtgctgggaattccGTCCTTTTGGTCAGCAACCTGAACCCTGAG AGAGTCACACCCCAAAGCCTCTTTATTCTCTTCG GCGTCTACGGTGATGTGCAGCGAGTGAAGATCCTGTTTAACAAGAAGGAGAATGCCCTCGTGCAGATGGCGGACGGCAGCCAGGCCCAGCTGG CCATGAGCCACCTGAATGGGCACAAGCTCCATGGGAAGGCAGTGCGCATCACACTTTCAAAGCATCAGAGTGTGCAGCTGCCTCGGGAGGGCCAGGAGGACCAGGGTCTGACCAAGGACTATGGCAGTTCACCTCTGCACCGTTTCAAGAAGCCAGGCTCCAAGAATTTCCAGAACATCTTTCCACCCTCAGCCACCCTGCACCTCTCCAACATCCC GCCCTCTGTGTCAGAGGATGAACTCAAGAAGCTCTTCTCCAGCAACGGTGGTGTGGTCAAAGGCTTCAAGTTCTTCCA GAAGGACCGCAAGATGGCACTGATCCAGATGGGCTCTGTGGAGGAGGCCATGCACGCACTGATCGACCTGCACAACCATGACCTGGGCGAGAACCACCACCTGCGTGTGTCCTTCTCCAAATCCACCATCTAG
- the Ptbp1 gene encoding polypyrimidine tract-binding protein 1 isoform X2, which translates to MDGIVPDIAVGTKRGSDELFSTCVSNGPFIMSSSASAANGNDSKKFKGDNRSTGVPSRVIHVRKLPGDVTEGEVISLGLPFGKVTNLLMLKGKNQAFIEMNTEEAANTMVNYYTSVAPVLRGQPIYIQFSNHKELKTDSSPNQARAQAALQAVNSVQSGNLALAASAAAVDAGMAMAGQSPVLRIIVENLFYPVTLDVLHQIFSKFGTVLKIITFTKNNQFQALLQYADPVSAQHAKLSLDGQNIYNACCTLRIDFSKLTSLNVKYNNDKSRDYTRPDLPSGDSQPSLDQTMAAAFGLSVPNVHGALAPLAIPSAAAAAAAGRIAIPGLAGAGNSVLLVSNLNPERVTPQSLFILFGVYGDVQRVKILFNKKENALVQMADGSQAQLAMSHLNGHKLHGKAVRITLSKHQSVQLPREGQEDQGLTKDYGSSPLHRFKKPGSKNFQNIFPPSATLHLSNIPPSVSEDELKKLFSSNGGVVKGFKFFQKDRKMALIQMGSVEEAMHALIDLHNHDLGENHHLRVSFSKSTI; encoded by the exons ATGGACGG CATCGTCCCAGACATAGCAGTCGGTACAAAG CGGGGATCCGACGAGCTCTTCTCCACGTGTGTCAGCAACGGCCCCTTCATCATGAGCAGCTCAGCCTCAGCAG CCAATGGAAACGACAGCAAGAAGTTCAAGGGTGACAACAGGAGCACAGGGGTCCCTTCCAGAGTCATCCACGTCCGCAAGTTACCTGGTGATGTCACTGAGGGAGAGGTCATCTCCCTGGGGCTGCCCTTTGGGAAGGTCACCAACCTTCTTATGCTGAAGGGGAAGAACCAGGCCTTCATTGAAATGAACACAGAGGAGGCCGCCAACACCATGGTCAACTACTACACCTCAGTGGCGCCTGTGCTGCGAGGACAGCCCATCTACATCCAGTTCTCCAACCACAAGGAGCTCAAAACTGACAGCTCTCCGAACCAGGCA CGCGCCCAGGCGGCCCTGCAGGCCGTGAACTCCGTGCAGTCTGGAAACCTGGCCTTGGCTGCCTCCGCCGCAGCTGTGGACGCGGGAATGGCGATGGCAGGCCAGAGCCCAGTGCTCAGGATCATTGTGGAAAACCTCTTCTACCCAGTGACCTTGGACGTGCTGCACCAG ATCTTCTCTAAGTTTGGCACAGTCCTGAAGATAATCACATTCACCAAGAACAACCAGTTCCAGGCGCTGCTTCAGTATGCGGACCCTGTGAGCGCCCAGCATGCCAAGTTG TCGCTGGATGGCCAGAACATCTATAATGCGTGTTGCACGCTACGCATCGACTTCTCCAAGCTTACCAGCCTCAATGTCAAGTACAACAACGACAAGAGCAGAGACTACACCCGGCCGGACCTGCCCTCTGGAGACAGCCAGCCTTCGCTGGATCAGACAATGGCCGCAGCCTTTG GTCTCTCTGTCCCTAATGTCCACGGAGCTCTGGCCCCTCTGGCCATACCAtctgccgctgctgctgccgcAGCTGGCCGCATTGCCATTCCAGGCctggcaggtgctgggaattccGTCCTTTTGGTCAGCAACCTGAACCCTGAG AGAGTCACACCCCAAAGCCTCTTTATTCTCTTCG GCGTCTACGGTGATGTGCAGCGAGTGAAGATCCTGTTTAACAAGAAGGAGAATGCCCTCGTGCAGATGGCGGACGGCAGCCAGGCCCAGCTGG CCATGAGCCACCTGAATGGGCACAAGCTCCATGGGAAGGCAGTGCGCATCACACTTTCAAAGCATCAGAGTGTGCAGCTGCCTCGGGAGGGCCAGGAGGACCAGGGTCTGACCAAGGACTATGGCAGTTCACCTCTGCACCGTTTCAAGAAGCCAGGCTCCAAGAATTTCCAGAACATCTTTCCACCCTCAGCCACCCTGCACCTCTCCAACATCCC GCCCTCTGTGTCAGAGGATGAACTCAAGAAGCTCTTCTCCAGCAACGGTGGTGTGGTCAAAGGCTTCAAGTTCTTCCA GAAGGACCGCAAGATGGCACTGATCCAGATGGGCTCTGTGGAGGAGGCCATGCACGCACTGATCGACCTGCACAACCATGACCTGGGCGAGAACCACCACCTGCGTGTGTCCTTCTCCAAATCCACCATCTAG